The proteins below are encoded in one region of Helianthus annuus cultivar XRQ/B chromosome 2, HanXRQr2.0-SUNRISE, whole genome shotgun sequence:
- the LOC118486884 gene encoding ABC transporter C family member 8-like, producing MFFSKLAFSWVNPLLAKGYKKPLILEDIPTLESVDQATVAHGKFTNAWDSLKNEQTKKNTNMVFKVLAKVYCREMVLSGVCVFIRTIAVVARPLLLYAFVGYTNREIADLRQGLFLVGILIVVKVTESLSHRQFYFIARRTGMRMRSALMVKVYEKQLKLSNTGKKRHSAGEVVNYIAVDAYRMVEFPMWFHVGWSSFIQLCLGIAVLFSIVGIGAFPGLAPLIICGLLNVPYAKAIKKCQLEFMVAQDKRLRSTSEILNNMKVIKLQSWEQKFKEIIESFRELEFRWLSEAQFKKVYGTILYWLSPTLVSSAILMGCLFFRSAPLDSATIFTVMATLRTMSDPVRFLPEAISALIQVNVSFDRINSFLVDDELKDGLVKRDQEMERPDYCIKIEDGNFAWDPELSIPTLRDVNLKVKCGQKVAVCGSVGSGKSSILYAILGEISRTSGAVDVFGSIAYVSQTSWIQSGTIQDNILYGKPMVRNKYEKAIKACALDKDIEVFEHGDLTEIGQRGINMSGGQKQRIQLARAVYNDAHIYLLDDPFSAVDAHTATSLFNVSLRLLIMASLQIFRLSSLYY from the exons ATGTTCTTCAGCAAATTGGCTTTTTCTTGGGTGAACCCGTTGCTTGCTAAGGGTTACAAAAAACCGTTAATTCTTGAGGATATTCCAACCTTGGAATCCGTAGATCAAGCCACGGTTGCCCATGGAAAATTCACGAATGCATGGGATTCGCTTAAAAACGAACAAACCAAAAAAAATACTAACATGGTTTTTAAAGTATTAGCCAAAGTTTATTGCCGAGAGATGGTTTTATCAGGAGTATGTGTCTTTATTAGGACAATAGCAGTTGTGGCTAGGCCGTTGCTACTCTATGCTTTCGTCGGCTACACAAACCGAGAAATTGCAGATTTACGTCAAGGGCTCTTTTTAGTCGGGATTTTGATTGTAGTTAAAGTGACTGAGTCACTGAGTCACAGGCAATTTTACTTTATTGCGCGAAGAACCGGTATGAGAATGAGGTCAGCTTTAATGGTGAAGGTGTATGAAAAACAACTTAAACTTTCTAACACAGGAAAGAAACGACATTCTGCTGGAGAAGTTGTGAATTACATTGCCGTTGATGCTTATAGAATGGTTGAATTTCCTATGTGGTTTCATGTGGGCTGGTCTTCTTTCATTCAGTTATGTCTAGGTATTGCTGTATTGTTTTCTATAGTAGGAATAGGTGCATTTCCAGGTTTAGCCCCTCTAATCATATGTGGACTTCTTAATGTACCCTATGCAAAAGCTATTAAGAAGTGTCAATTAGAATTCATGGTGGCTCAAGATAAGAGACTAAGATCCACTTCTGAGATCTTGAACAACATGAAGGTTATAAAGTTACAATCTTGGGAACAAAAATTTAAAGAAATAATTGAATCTTTTAGAGAGCTTGAATTCAGATGGTTGTCTGAAGCTCAGTTCAAGAAGGTTTATGGCACGATTTTGTATTGGTTATCGCCAACACTTGTTTCTTCAGCCATACTTATGGGGTGTTTGTTTTTCAGAAGTGCCCCTTTAGATTCTGCCACTATTTTTACAGTTATGGCAACCTTGAGAACTATGTCTGATCCCGTAAGGTTTTTACCCGAGGCGATTTCTGCATTAATCCAAGTCAATGTATCGTTTGACCGGATCAATTCTTTCTTAGTTGATGATGAACTGAAGGATGGTTTAGTGAAAAGAGACCAAGAAATGGAGAGACCAGATTATTGTATTAAAATAGAAGATGGGAATTTTGCATGGGATCCCGAATTGTCTATTCCAACACTTAGGGATGTAAATCTTAAAGTAAAATGCGGGCAGAAAGTTGCAGTGTGCGGCTCAGTTGGTTCTGGAAAATCATCTATCTTATATGCTATTCTTGGAGAAATATCCAGAACTTCAGGAGCA GTGGATGTATTTGGATCAATTGCTTATGTTAGCCAAACATCTTGGATTCAGAGTGGTACAATTCAAGATAACATTTTGTATGGAAAGCCaatggttagaaataaatatGAAAAAGCCATAAAGGCTTGTGCTTTGGATAAAGATATTGAAGTTTTTGAACATGGAGATTTAACAGAAATAGGCCAAAGAGGGATTAACATGAGTGGTGGTCAAAAGCAAAGGATTCAACTAGCCCGAGCAGTATACAATGATGCTCACATCTATCTTCTAGATGACCCTTTCAGTGCGGTAGATGCACACACTGCAACAAGTCTCTTTAATGTAAGTTTGCGCCTTCTTATAATGGCATCCTTGCAAATATTTAGGCTTTCTTCTCTATATTATTGA